In Biomphalaria glabrata chromosome 8, xgBioGlab47.1, whole genome shotgun sequence, the genomic window tgacttttcaggaatgcatgcctttttcttgcatttccaaacataactgtaattatacaatatCAATATTAGGCATATGgctaatttctttaaaatttaaaaaataatacaacattgttgtattaaaaatacaaattatcaCACAAACTTTTGCCTGATTAAGTCtaacagtaatttttttttcaaaaacgtaatgtgctattcttattgATTTataccctcccgcgccgttcggcgcatttggcggcaagctgtttccacaaaaatctgtcactggcaatgtctgaagcctcttcccacctgctctgaggacctccatgaaagtgtggcgccaaattCTACTAGGATGTCCtcgaaactcttattatgcgtattatgccccgcaaacctcatgcgacgctctgtcacaaccttcctaaggggtcgactcccagttcggcataggatttccttgaattagacccgatctctataactgactcatAGAATCTCTCTTAgctatctttgttgagccacatttagtgtttttcaatttcagcagatgactattcactgcactttattagtggaacccagccactggtagaaatgtgtaacctctcttgactacgctcttggaattaggtgactgtagtttgctttgtGAGCGTCTTGCAACATCTCTTTACTTACAGCCTAATACGGAAACAACTTTATGCAAAACATTGATTTCACCAGACGTTGAAGCTAGTTTAAAAACAGTTTTACATAAAGCTACATCTTATATtattgaaagaatttttttcagcaacactacagttcaaggaCACATCAGTGGTATGAGTTATAACAATAAAAGCTTCTtgtgtaattctttgcaaacgacatatacagtttggggtcagcggcgtcacaGGCCCTGACAGAATTTAGCACTGCCTAAGGGTGCATGGCTTCTAATTTTTCCTTAGGATTGACTCCCGAGGCCTTTCTCGTGATTGGATATATCTGCAATTAGCAGAGGTTTCatttcagagttttccttcttctaggttggtagccagccatggctattGATCCCCTCCtgtccgaagcttactggtttaggcgacaGTTACTCGCTTTCGCCCCTtcttctgttagtgaaaacagttccgtgGTGCCtatatttgagccacacatgaaagatcaagaaatatttgagaaactgctctttgcgaaacttTTACAAGGATACTTAAGgctgtttaattaattaattaatatttaatgttggaaagactacatcatataataacaaattcctatatgaaacataatgtAGCAACGTATGATAAACCTGAAAATAATGATttcagtgtgtttggtgattccagttataaatattaattgttattttaattaatataaatttgaatattatcaataaaaagataaatctctataacataatgaaatgtaaatttaagtttctttttcattattcGACTCACTACAgtaagaaattagttttaaaaaattggagttgatgaatttgcaaaaaaagcaatacaagttaagcagggagtctaccgaaaaccagaaaacatggtctacgagacaaaaaagtttgggaaccactggtctagtaAGTATTAGAACTAGATGTCAATATAATTATAActcaataaaaaattacaaaactaCAAATTACCGTTGGCTGAATTGATAAATAGGCTACACAGGTGTCAAAATCACTGGTTTGattcaaatatttgttaaaattattttattaggcctacattttaagttgtataataaaggtattgtcttttttttttttaatatttttctttttctgaaagATTGGCAACATTTCTATGGCGCAGAACATACATTTCACACCGGTGCGCTTATCGGGTTTTCCCCATTCCTGGAGCAGCACTTGTACAGGATACATGTTTATTCATGTCTATGAAAACGATGCcttcaaaaacacaaaaaccaAAACATGAAACTTTGAGCTAGGCTCacactatgaataattatgtgtTCGTGGGTTAAGACGATATGCCTCTATGTTCCTTGTATCACATCTCGTTTACTGGTACTGTGTCCTTCACCTGGTTAGTAGCCTCATTAGTCAATCACTGCTTCGGGAAATCAGCATCGGTAAGCCTACTCGGACATCGACTCGATATCTTGAGGACCAACAGTACAAAATATCCAACAGCAGCTTCATCCACTGTAAGACGATGATGTTTGACGTGTACGGGAGAAATCCTCAGTACGAcgtagattttaaaaatgttttccctGTAGTTCAGATTAATATTTCCGGAGTAGCAACAGAATTCACCAATCTGTCTGTTTACATAGATACATCGTTTTGTGCCAATGTGACATTCACACCGGGTCTCTATGTGTCATTAACTTTCCAATGCATCCAGTACCTCAAAGGGAGGATGCTGGGGATCCGATCAAGCTCGATATTCCATCTGTGTTCATTGCAGGTACATTCGTGTACGGACGGTTTCACTGGACCCGACTGTCGAAGTCATTGCGACTATGGCATGTTCGGTGTCGGATGTTCTCAAGCTTGCAATTGTTATAAAGGAAGTGAATGCGACGCCCTTACAGGCCACTGTCCGGATGGTTGCCAAAACGCATATGGCGACGAAAACGTCGGCTGCATCTTCAAGATTCTTGATTCGCCTGCACGCAACATTGACAGGATGCAGTTCACGCCATCGCCGGTTGTAAACATCTTCTCAAATCCTCGCACCGATATTTACGAATCCATTTTAATGACAAACTATAGACACAGCCTTTTTAGTAGTCAACTAAAAGTTGAACATACCGACAACTGTATAACTGTATACAACACTTCGCGCTTAACACTGACCGTAAATTACGCTAGAGTGGTCTATTTGGAAGGAGTCATCGTTCATCATTCGTGGATCGAATGTGTACTTCCTCTTTTCGTATTTCTGCTGGTGGACGATAAGATTTGCGGTGAGACCCGTTTCCTGGATCGGCCTCCTTCAAGCGCCCAGAGATACATATGTCAGCACAAAGGGCTCCAAGGGACGAAGATCCAAATTTTCTACATCACCCCAAAAGCCACACAACACGGTATCATCATCATGGGCATCTGCGGCCTGGGTATCCTAGAGTGCGCTACTGGCTTCTACGGCCCGCGCTGCCATTTATTGTGTCACTGCATGAGTACAGGATGTGACAGCCACACCGGTGTAAGTTGGCGTGGCCTGTGTTATCCACACTATACGGGCAGTAACTGTGCTTCTTATAACATAGCCTATAATAGGAGTTTCAAGGTCAGGTTCTACTCTAAGGAAAAACAAGTAAGTTCCTGGTGAGAGCCTACACTAAAAACAAAGTATAATTTTAGTAGCTGTACATACGATCTTATGTCCGCTCctttccgcccccccccccaaaaaaaaggctGGATAAAGACCAAAGCCAGTGGTTGGGTTGGATTATTAAGGGACCCATTATTCCAATAGCTGAAGCCTTTACCAAATCCAAATCCGGTCCTTTAGTAAGATCTTAGTGTGATGCTTTTGCTCCTCACCGACAGAAATCCTGTAGAAATGACACTCTGAATGCTCATACAGTAAGGCCTATCGGCAAAGTCGTAAGAGACAGTGGGTGTGTTTTTTTCACGTGCCACAGTCAGGACCCAAGTACCACGTACTGTCAAAAGACACTTGCACTGTCTGTCGGATAAAGGAACTGTCTGTAAATTTCTAGGTCAAAAGTGATTCTTAAATACAATGTCCTGATTTCCCTCGGGTCATAATTTATGTCTCCTATTTTTTTGTCCttgtacttttgttttatagagtATTTTTACGGGAAAGGAAGATAATTGAAAAACAGTTCTATGAAGCATGTCTTAATTGAATCCCTTATAAGTTCGTAATTTGGCATGTATGTAACAGGCTTCAATCTATGAGacgaaattatttgtttttcaatgttatAACTGCCTTGTGTTTATGTCCCCAGTACAACTACTTACCGCATTATCAATTGGACTTTTTCTATGGATCAAAAAATGCCTGGTTGTCGTGGTGGTCAGTAGAATTGGACCGAATCTACCAAGTGAATAGTATTACTTTACACCTGCTGAAAGATGATACTCTACGGTAAAAAGCAAATAGTTGTATAGAGTAAAACTTATATTCTTTGTAAAGTTATTTCTCCCCGCTTCACAAATAAATTTGTtgttatgtttgttttacatgtttcggatagtACTTCAGAATCGCAGATTATAACATCAaaacccaaacctcccgcaggacggcatGGGATGGAAGCGGGACCATCAAGACGGCAGGCCAGAGCGCTTACTGCATGACCATCTAATCGTAGAGATAGGGCACAGAATACAAGGGGGCTCGGTGActgagcggttaagcgcttgactttcaaacctggggtcctgtgttcgaatctcggtaaatacttaaattttgatttttttttgggcgCCCCTTatcccacccaactctaatgggtacctgactttatttggggaaagtaaaggcggttggttgttgtgctgtcacatgacaccctgctcgttaactattgaccaaagaaacagatgctctgaacatcatctgccctagagacaGTATGGTATGAAAGGGAAAGTTTTACATGTGGCCAGCATGTAATTAATCTcacatataaattaaaaatggaTTAGGATTCCTTGAACATTTTACTGGGATTCGAGCTCACGACCTCCCTTCCTCGGGCTCGACATCCTTACTGCTCGGCCACCACAACCCATGGAAATATAAATAACTGCCTTCACATTACGAATAAGCAAGAAAGAGTTTCCTGTTTAGTAGATATAAGACCTCAACTTTGCATTACGCATTTGATCCTATGATGGGCTGAGTGCCTAAGAGGTAAGACGCTTGGATTTCGAACTATGGGGTGTCGTGTTCGAATCCAGGCGAAAGCTGGGATATTGACTTTTTTATCGTATGCATTGATTTGTAAGATCTCTGGatttaacatatttttctttccattttacaaggcttatatcgactcattctatctgtctggtaaaaagtttgtacacgttatttcttccaaacccattctcggattaattgaaattttgcacaatcatttctagtaactgacaaaacaaaaaaacagtaaattaattaactgttggtaattaattattttgtttggtatcgaacaaaagaaagaaatcgTAATTGACAAATGTGCTTATATATGTTGAATGAATCCCTTTGAGGAGACTTAAGCCCATAGTTACAATTCATGCATTTAAAAACTGATCACGTTAACCACCTCCTTTCCCCCCTTTTCCTAGCTGGTCCGGACAAagcgataggatcatagcgcattgagaaagctaaaagcttgaAATAGCGCTAGACAAAACCAAATAGTGaatcaaaatatttcaaatataaggttttatttttttttaaagtaataacacCCTCCGCCTATTCCACGTTTCAGTGAGCTGCTTGTTGAGGTGTACGATAGTGAGGGACTCGAATAcagaccacctttcagctctaAGGAATTTTGGAGTGGCTTCCCCTGTCAAGTATTTTATCCAAATGTCGACTCGACCTTGGAAATAATGTGCCCCTCTGTGTCCAGGTCTCTGTTGGTAGTTATGACCCTAGTCAACATACCAGACATATTCGCCATTATTGACTATAAGGTATACAAAAAAATCGTTTCTAcaaaacttattattattatagcttttatatagcgctactttcatgcttatagcatgctcagagcgctttggtccaatctcatttgtggaccagtggggggggggggggggagagggggtatctaggagtttggttttccttgctgcctttaggcgctcagtaaacacaactctacgcccgagtcgggtgtcgaacctcgagaccccttttaggtagccaagccaagccaagttgaagcgcacttagcctctcgaccacgcttcccacttgtTCAGCAGAGTGGTTAGGAGGTGAGAGACatgagtccccccccccctttttttttatattctgtgtaaatctttttaaaaaccaattactgtaaaaatcaattacaaatttaagcgcatgactgatccaaactggtGGATACAAATACACCTCGtagaagctttgtttaaaaatattttatatgtttttcttgttgtttgttcttgttgtttgtttgttgttgtttgttgttgtttgttgttatttgttgttgtttgttgttgtttgttgttgttgtttcttgtttgttgtttggttatgttgtttgttgttgttgtttgttgttgttgtttgttgtttcgttttgttgttgtttcttgtttgttgtttggttttgttgttgttgttactgttgtttgttgttgattGTTACTTGGGAAAAGTAACGGTAGTTAGACGTTGTGGCTACATGACTCACTTGTTAACCATCGGCGACATAAACAGCTGTACACTATAGATGTTAATCCTTAGAGCCTTGGACCGCAATAGTACTTTATCATTGGCCACTAGTCTGGGCTATAGCCGTCATTTGGGTCCATGACCGTCCTGCAGTCTGGGCCTCTTGTATAGATCTTCGACTTCTGAGCCTGTTttgcaatattttattttgatcttCACCTAGTATGTCCAATCCAGCCGCGTTTTAATCTTTTCATTTCGTTTTATATTGCCTTCATCTGGAACCCAAGGAAACAGAAACAGTGGACGACCCAGGAATACATAGccccgcgatttggaagcagatgctcCAGTCGTATGAATAGTTGTGGAGACtcgccactgtcctgttggttCATATTTCtcatggccaaattttgattcacggtgccccccaCTGaggggaagaagaagaaaccgtgtcgcatattctgtttgactgccccagatcTCTGCTGATCtctgtctcgacaggtctgggaaaccaaaaaattctcgacctgtatggtgacatgtatgcactacgcaagacagcagggtttctgtcaaGCGCTTTTACAAGAGAgcatttgagcctctcaagccctcaccctaatgatgatgatgaggaggagaagcagagactcgcccagaagcGAGATGCCTGGAGAAAGATGATTGGTGGCCTATGCACAAGATGGGACCACGCGGACAGATGAGATGATATATCTGTGATTGCTGGTTTGTTTCCCCACAGACTGTAGTTTGAGATTTTGTTCG contains:
- the LOC106071374 gene encoding uncharacterized protein LOC106071374 isoform X1; the protein is MFLVSHLVYWYCVLHLVSSLISQSLLREISIGKPTRTSTRYLEDQQYKISNSSFIHCKTMMFDVYGRNPQYDVDFKNVFPVVQINISGVATEFTNLSVYIDTSFCANVTFTPGLYVSLTFQCIQYLKGRMLGIRSSSIFHLCSLQVHSCTDGFTGPDCRSHCDYGMFGVGCSQACNCYKGSECDALTGHCPDGCQNAYGDENVGCIFKILDSPARNIDRMQFTPSPVVNIFSNPRTDIYESILMTNYRHSLFSSQLKVEHTDNCITVYNTSRLTLTVNYARVVYLEGVIVHHSWIECVLPLFVFLLVDDKICGETRFLDRPPSSAQRYICQHKGLQGTKIQIFYITPKATQHGIIIMGICGLGILECATGFYGPRCHLLCHCMSTGCDSHTGVSWRGLCYPHYTGSNCASYNIAYNRSFKVRFYSKEKQYNYLPHYQLDFFYGSKNAWLSWWSVELDRIYQVNSITLHLLKDDTLRELLVEVYDSEGLEYRPPFSSKEFWSGFPCQVFYPNVDSTLEIMCPSVSRSLLVVMTLVNIPDIFAIIDYKIWECAEGTFGEKCLQVCRCKNETEICDKITGYCESGCKDGHRLVVGKGCVPLKKPGYEIIQPTDCHCNSGGCTPGTHLCTDGCKPGWTGLSCNFTCSYLTYGPDCVHRCDDMCQKSEIENEICSPDTGVCLHGCLKGFSGVRCEYGREFARPEDTSSMAYSTKVTIITLVICAIIILFGGFLCKFFWMKMNKEEDDMYKYRELTMKRETSKDVNDQILRDHMDYHENYLKRDMLLKAQSADVDANIQFPEHISDKLMRKNAFDLKKIAVPKVEQQRPAGQGKPLGQDHEQQDSDVKVALWVLSQNFEEFIQRRKERLANYQGNILEIQESLYSIPKVDIEGDIHDLYDEIAPLELP
- the LOC106071374 gene encoding uncharacterized protein LOC106071374 isoform X2, translating into MFLVSHLVYWYCVLHLVSSLISQSLLREISIGKPTRTSTRYLEDQQYKISNSSFIHCKTMMFDVYGRNPQYDVDFKNVFPVVQINISGVATEFTNLSVYIDTSFCANVTFTPGLYVSLTFQCIQYLKGRMLGIRSSSIFHLCSLQVHSCTDGFTGPDCRSHCDYGMFGVGCSQACNCYKGSECDALTGHCPDGCQNAYGDENVGCIFKILDSPARNIDRMQFTPSPVVNIFSNPRTDIYESILMTNYRHSLFSSQLKVEHTDNCITVYNTSRLTLTVNYARVVYLEGVIVHHSWIECVLPLFVFLLVDDKICGETRFLDRPPSSAQRYICQHKGLQGTKIQIFYITPKATQHGIIIMGICGLGILECATGFYGPRCHLLCHCMSTGCDSHTGVSWRGLCYPHYTGSNCASYNIAYNRSFKVRFYSKEKQYNYLPHYQLDFFYGSKNAWLSWWSVELDRIYQVNSITLHLLKDDTLRELLVEVYDSEGLEYRPPFSSKEFWSGFPCQVFYPNVDSTLEIMCPSVSRSLLVVMTLVNIPDIFAIIDYKIWECAEGTFGEKCLQVCRCKNETEICDKITGYCESGCKDGHRLVVGKGCVPLKKPGYEIIQPTDCHCNSGGCTPGTHLCTDGCKPGWTGLSCNFTCSYLTYGPDCVHRCDDMCQKSEIENEICSPDTGVCLHGCLKGFSGVRCEYGREFARPEDTSSMAYSTKVTIITLVICAIIILFGGFLCKFFWMKMNKEEDDMYKYRELTMKRETSKDVNDQVKENLF